In Paenibacillus guangzhouensis, a single window of DNA contains:
- a CDS encoding ring-cleaving dioxygenase: MNGLKGVHHVTAITSSAEKNYDFFTNVLGMRLVKKTVNQDDIQTYHLFFADDKGSAGTDMTFFDFPGIPKGQHGTDEISKTSFRVPSDAALDYWVRRFDRLGVQHTGIQPLFGKQTLSFVDFDDQQYQLISDEHNAGVASGTPWQKGPIPLEYAITGLGPVFVRVSDVEFFKEVLTKVLLFKEIAKEGSLYLFEVGEGGNGAQVVVEHNVILPRAQQGYGTVHHAAFRVEDRSVLNEWIQRLDSFKFPNSGYVDRFFFESLYARVAPQILFEFATDGPGFMGDEPYETLGEKLSLPPFLESKREQIEKMVRPIDTVRSTVEFVKE; encoded by the coding sequence ATGAACGGATTAAAAGGAGTTCACCACGTAACAGCTATAACAAGCAGCGCAGAGAAAAATTATGATTTCTTCACGAATGTGCTCGGAATGCGCCTCGTGAAAAAGACCGTGAATCAGGACGATATTCAGACGTATCACCTATTTTTCGCCGACGATAAGGGAAGCGCAGGAACGGATATGACCTTCTTCGACTTCCCAGGCATTCCGAAGGGTCAACATGGCACCGATGAGATCTCCAAAACATCGTTCCGTGTACCTAGCGATGCCGCCTTGGACTATTGGGTACGTCGATTCGATCGCCTTGGTGTACAGCATACAGGTATACAGCCGCTCTTCGGCAAGCAGACCCTCTCCTTCGTCGACTTCGATGATCAACAGTATCAATTGATCTCGGATGAGCACAATGCCGGCGTTGCGTCCGGTACACCATGGCAGAAAGGTCCTATTCCGCTCGAATACGCCATTACTGGCTTAGGACCTGTCTTCGTACGCGTCTCGGATGTGGAATTTTTCAAGGAAGTACTGACAAAAGTACTATTGTTCAAGGAAATCGCTAAAGAAGGCTCGCTCTATTTGTTCGAGGTGGGCGAAGGCGGCAACGGCGCCCAAGTGGTCGTGGAGCATAACGTGATCCTCCCGCGGGCGCAGCAAGGCTACGGTACCGTCCATCACGCTGCATTCCGCGTCGAGGACCGCTCGGTATTGAACGAATGGATTCAGCGGCTGGACAGCTTCAAATTCCCGAATTCCGGCTACGTAGATCGCTTCTTCTTCGAATCGCTGTATGCCAGAGTGGCACCGCAGATTTTGTTCGAATTCGCGACAGACGGCCCAGGCTTCATGGGCGATGAGCCGTATGAGACGCTGGGTGAGAAGCTATCGCTCCCACCATTCCTTGAGTCCAAGCGGGAACAGATTGAGAAGATGGTTCGTCCGATCGATACTGTTCGCAGCACAGTGGAATTCGTGAAGGAGTAA
- a CDS encoding ABC transporter permease — translation MAQVQPELDTDVKVRTSQRSPLRRFIQQIDLQMMVIPGILLIIIFSYIPMYGVLMAFQDYSIFKGFGASPWVGLKHFEMFFNSPEFFNVMRNTLIISLLKLCIGFPAPIILALMLNEVRHMLFKRVVQTITYLPHFMSWVIVAGIIMSLLSTDNGSVNILLQNLNLVDEPINFLSIPKLFWSILVTTNVWKEIGFGSIVYMAAIAGIDPHMYEAASMDGASKFKQIYLITLPSIMPVIIIFMILAIGNLLNAGFEDILLLGVNPVLREVSDVIETYVYRIGIQNSRYSYATAVGLFKAIISVGMLTIANYLARRSGNSLW, via the coding sequence ATGGCGCAAGTTCAACCAGAGTTAGACACGGATGTAAAGGTCCGCACATCGCAGCGCAGTCCACTCCGCCGGTTCATTCAGCAGATTGATCTGCAGATGATGGTAATACCGGGGATACTGCTCATCATTATTTTCAGCTATATTCCGATGTACGGCGTATTGATGGCATTTCAGGATTACAGCATTTTCAAAGGATTCGGTGCGAGTCCATGGGTAGGGCTCAAGCATTTCGAAATGTTCTTCAATTCACCAGAGTTTTTCAACGTCATGCGGAATACGCTCATCATCAGCCTTTTGAAGCTGTGTATCGGATTCCCGGCACCGATCATCTTGGCGCTGATGCTCAATGAAGTCAGACATATGCTGTTCAAACGTGTCGTACAGACGATTACGTATTTGCCACACTTTATGTCATGGGTTATTGTAGCTGGTATCATTATGTCGCTTTTGTCGACAGATAACGGCAGTGTGAACATCCTGCTTCAGAATTTGAATCTTGTCGATGAACCGATCAACTTCCTCTCTATTCCGAAGTTGTTCTGGAGTATTCTGGTCACGACGAACGTCTGGAAAGAGATTGGGTTCGGATCCATTGTCTATATGGCAGCCATCGCGGGCATTGATCCGCATATGTACGAAGCCGCATCCATGGATGGCGCTAGCAAATTTAAGCAAATTTATCTGATTACGCTTCCATCTATCATGCCGGTCATTATTATCTTCATGATTCTAGCGATCGGAAACCTGCTCAATGCAGGGTTCGAGGATATCTTGCTGCTCGGTGTCAATCCGGTCTTGCGGGAAGTATCCGATGTCATCGAGACGTACGTGTATCGGATCGGGATTCAGAATTCACGGTACTCGTATGCCACAGCTGTCGGCTTGTTCAAGGCCATCATTAGCGTAGGAATGCTCACCATAGCGAACTACCTTGCGCGCCGGTCCGGCAATAGCTTGTGGTAA
- a CDS encoding carbohydrate ABC transporter permease, with protein sequence MNRLGISDRIMYIFIYAFLILLTFVTFYPFWNALVISFNKGMDTAMGGVTFWPRSFSLENYEVVFKDKRLLNGFGVSVLRTIIGTILSILMTSIFAFGLSKKELMGRKYYMILCIITMYFSGGLIPSFLLIRSLGLMNSFWVFIIPGLISVWNMIIFRTFFNGLPAGLEESAKIDGCGNWGTFFRIVLPLSGPVIATLSLFTAIYHWNDWFTPSIYITNENLLPIQTMLKQILNSNIMSEQMSNLDAAAQSQMSKMQSVTSKSLSMATMMVATLPIIMVYPFVQKFFVKGVLVGSLKE encoded by the coding sequence ATGAATAGACTTGGAATTTCGGATCGAATCATGTACATCTTTATATACGCGTTTCTTATTTTGCTTACTTTCGTAACATTCTATCCGTTCTGGAACGCGCTGGTTATTTCTTTCAATAAAGGTATGGATACGGCGATGGGCGGCGTGACGTTCTGGCCAAGAAGCTTCTCGCTGGAGAACTATGAAGTCGTGTTCAAAGATAAACGGTTATTGAACGGTTTTGGGGTCTCGGTGCTGCGTACCATTATCGGAACCATATTGTCCATCCTGATGACGAGCATTTTCGCCTTCGGTCTATCGAAGAAAGAGCTGATGGGCCGCAAGTATTATATGATTCTCTGTATCATTACCATGTATTTCAGCGGGGGGCTTATTCCTTCATTCTTATTGATCCGCAGCCTTGGTTTGATGAACTCCTTCTGGGTATTTATTATTCCGGGACTCATCAGCGTATGGAATATGATCATCTTCAGAACCTTCTTCAACGGCCTTCCGGCAGGATTGGAGGAATCCGCGAAGATCGACGGTTGCGGCAACTGGGGAACCTTCTTCCGCATCGTGCTGCCGCTCTCGGGTCCCGTTATTGCGACCTTGTCGTTGTTCACGGCGATCTATCACTGGAACGACTGGTTCACACCGAGTATTTACATTACGAATGAGAATCTGCTCCCGATTCAGACCATGCTGAAGCAGATTTTGAACTCGAACATTATGTCTGAGCAGATGTCCAACTTGGATGCTGCGGCCCAGAGCCAGATGTCGAAGATGCAGAGCGTAACGAGCAAATCGCTCTCCATGGCGACGATGATGGTAGCAACGTTGCCGATTATTATGGTATACCCTTTCGTACAGAAGTTCTTCGTCAAAGGGGTATTGGTAGGATCCCTAAAAGAGTAG
- a CDS encoding extracellular solute-binding protein produces MKNKKKMLMCVLSAFLVLSLLAACGGKSDSNKQAEGSGNTTTSEGTKTEEAAPASDKYELGKEPLEFTFYGHYDWYTMPTWGQDEATKWIKENKKVDIKAIQSGGAAAQKLNTMIATNELPDVIWMDRGPDVDKLRQADMLVPFDDYLDKYPNLKTWFAENGMNMLRSDDGKLYQFPNWYTSQPNGNAGYVVNKKIYTELGSPKIETTDDLYNYLKQVKAKYPDVIPFETGLAKDGQGLDILYSAFKANNKAYSAKGVMAVPTDGKLTSIFKDEPYRQSMVYASKLFREKLITQDAMTQTKDQEKEKVMTGRVAVYATSSPTDIAQLAQPDLAKKDPNGGYIMIPPVHAEGVPADQVFPGSYKQLGWNVSVITKAAKNPEAIFAFLDWYTGPEGQSVQMWGPEGKYWQGLESDGITPKFTDAYVTDADGLAKLQGETVNLMWNGNTVFLDKTKAKYEATLPLEKRSWATHWQSTVTWKTQSDATEFVNLSPMPESEEGIALQRINDIFVESRAKALFAKSDAEVIAILDKAAADADAAGFPKLLEFETNKWQENLKKMNGGK; encoded by the coding sequence ATGAAGAACAAGAAAAAAATGCTTATGTGTGTCCTATCTGCCTTCCTAGTCTTATCTCTTCTGGCAGCGTGTGGTGGCAAAAGCGATTCGAACAAGCAGGCGGAAGGGTCAGGCAATACAACAACAAGTGAAGGCACAAAAACAGAAGAAGCAGCACCGGCAAGCGATAAGTATGAGCTAGGAAAAGAGCCGCTCGAATTCACCTTCTATGGTCACTATGATTGGTACACGATGCCAACTTGGGGACAAGACGAAGCAACCAAATGGATCAAAGAGAATAAAAAGGTTGATATTAAAGCGATCCAATCCGGCGGTGCTGCAGCGCAAAAATTGAACACAATGATCGCAACGAACGAACTTCCAGATGTGATCTGGATGGACCGCGGGCCAGACGTCGATAAGCTTCGCCAAGCGGATATGCTCGTACCGTTCGATGATTATCTTGATAAATATCCGAACTTGAAGACATGGTTCGCAGAAAATGGAATGAACATGCTGCGTTCCGATGACGGTAAATTGTATCAGTTCCCGAACTGGTATACGAGCCAGCCAAATGGTAATGCAGGATATGTCGTGAACAAGAAGATCTACACGGAGCTTGGCTCACCGAAGATCGAGACGACAGATGATCTGTACAACTACTTGAAGCAAGTCAAAGCGAAATACCCAGACGTGATTCCATTCGAGACAGGTCTTGCAAAAGACGGTCAAGGTCTTGATATTCTATACTCCGCGTTCAAAGCGAACAACAAAGCCTACTCCGCGAAAGGCGTAATGGCTGTTCCGACAGATGGCAAATTAACATCGATTTTCAAAGATGAGCCTTATCGTCAATCGATGGTCTACGCATCCAAGTTGTTCCGCGAGAAATTGATTACACAAGATGCGATGACACAGACGAAAGACCAAGAGAAAGAGAAAGTGATGACAGGCCGCGTTGCGGTATACGCAACTTCGAGCCCGACAGACATCGCGCAGCTAGCTCAGCCTGATCTGGCGAAGAAAGATCCGAACGGCGGTTACATCATGATCCCTCCTGTGCATGCGGAAGGCGTTCCTGCGGATCAAGTCTTCCCAGGCTCCTACAAGCAGTTGGGCTGGAACGTATCGGTTATTACCAAAGCAGCGAAAAACCCTGAAGCGATCTTCGCATTCCTTGACTGGTACACAGGTCCAGAGGGTCAATCCGTTCAAATGTGGGGACCTGAAGGCAAGTACTGGCAAGGTCTAGAGTCAGACGGTATTACGCCGAAATTTACTGACGCTTACGTGACAGATGCAGACGGTCTTGCGAAGCTCCAAGGCGAGACAGTGAACTTGATGTGGAACGGTAATACCGTATTCCTTGATAAGACCAAAGCGAAATACGAAGCAACATTACCGCTTGAGAAACGCAGCTGGGCAACACACTGGCAAAGTACGGTAACATGGAAAACGCAATCCGATGCAACGGAGTTCGTTAACTTGTCCCCTATGCCTGAGAGTGAAGAAGGTATCGCGCTTCAACGTATCAATGATATTTTCGTAGAGTCCAGAGCAAAAGCGTTGTTCGCGAAGAGCGATGCGGAAGTAATTGCGATTCTAGACAAAGCGGCAGCGGATGCTGATGCAGCAGGGTTCCCTAAATTGCTCGAGTTCGAGACGAACAAATGGCAAGAAAACTTGAAGAAAATGAACGGCGGTAAGTAA
- a CDS encoding response regulator, giving the protein MYKVLLADDEMLDLEGMKQFIPWSELGMEVVGAVNNGFSACEVMEKQPIDILVTDINMPNMSGLELARRALGYKSDLRILFVSGYQDFHYVKQALSLKAVSYVLKPMDDNELIASLTSVKQALDEEKQRRDAEEAYQDMIPMAKNDLLIRLLEGELAWGQSEKLQKLAASYRLNLLLWPLHVVVLELDDLAWMPVEHVDAAQQEMLNTFLYEMNEVARRHGMEHGCKLSRYRLAILMSDSGIHECLSEMYRIAKSLFSGSMTVGVGEAVYGLDQLNISYQQALEAIDGKMFFGKGQRIDYADVRRAPALDDARILEFRLDALFNAMSHYELVRIHDEIDNLFYSVNALRSKFTVHNLAMYMVWKLDQYLHTLGEDLFEMLGMQLHNLDVLLQFDTTQEIRSWLVRKVFEISEILHQKASSKNSKLIREILKMVKDQLHENLTLKDIAYHFSFSPNYLGHLFKEEVGKTFSEVLIQMRMDRARELLKDPMLKIYQIADQVGYRYLPYFSRQFKDTFGMTPMEYRKREG; this is encoded by the coding sequence ATGTACAAAGTGTTGCTAGCGGACGATGAAATGCTTGACCTCGAAGGAATGAAGCAATTTATTCCTTGGTCCGAGCTGGGGATGGAAGTCGTCGGGGCCGTGAATAACGGGTTCTCTGCTTGTGAAGTCATGGAGAAGCAGCCTATTGATATATTAGTCACCGATATTAATATGCCGAACATGTCCGGGCTAGAGTTGGCACGTCGCGCACTCGGCTATAAGAGTGATCTGCGTATTCTTTTCGTAAGCGGTTACCAGGACTTCCACTATGTGAAGCAGGCGTTATCCCTCAAGGCCGTCAGCTATGTGCTGAAGCCCATGGATGACAATGAATTGATCGCCTCGCTGACGAGCGTGAAGCAAGCGCTGGATGAGGAGAAGCAGCGCCGCGATGCTGAAGAAGCCTATCAGGACATGATTCCGATGGCGAAGAATGATCTATTGATCCGGCTGCTCGAAGGAGAATTGGCTTGGGGGCAATCCGAGAAACTGCAGAAACTGGCTGCTTCTTATCGTTTGAACCTGCTATTATGGCCGCTGCATGTTGTTGTGCTAGAGCTTGATGATCTGGCATGGATGCCAGTCGAGCATGTGGATGCGGCGCAACAAGAAATGCTGAATACGTTTCTCTACGAGATGAATGAGGTCGCGCGGCGGCATGGCATGGAGCATGGATGCAAGCTGTCCAGATATCGTCTTGCTATCCTCATGTCCGATAGCGGTATTCATGAATGCCTTAGTGAAATGTATCGTATCGCAAAGTCGCTCTTCTCTGGTTCTATGACCGTCGGCGTCGGTGAAGCTGTGTATGGGCTGGACCAATTGAATATCTCTTACCAGCAAGCGCTGGAGGCGATTGACGGTAAAATGTTCTTCGGCAAAGGGCAGCGAATTGACTACGCCGATGTTCGCCGAGCGCCTGCGCTGGATGACGCGCGAATTTTGGAATTCCGGCTCGATGCCTTGTTCAATGCGATGTCACATTATGAACTGGTTCGCATACACGATGAGATCGATAATTTGTTCTACTCGGTTAACGCGCTGCGTTCCAAATTCACCGTCCATAACCTCGCCATGTATATGGTCTGGAAGCTGGATCAATATTTGCACACACTCGGTGAAGATCTATTCGAGATGTTAGGCATGCAGCTGCATAACCTGGATGTGCTCTTACAATTCGATACCACGCAAGAAATTCGTTCTTGGCTTGTGCGCAAGGTGTTCGAAATTTCCGAAATTCTGCATCAGAAGGCAAGCTCGAAGAATAGTAAGCTGATCCGTGAAATTCTGAAGATGGTGAAGGACCAATTGCATGAGAATCTGACGCTTAAGGATATCGCGTACCATTTCTCATTCTCTCCCAATTATTTGGGCCATTTGTTCAAGGAGGAGGTCGGAAAGACCTTCAGTGAGGTGTTGATTCAGATGCGGATGGACCGAGCGCGTGAGCTGTTGAAGGATCCGATGCTCAAAATCTATCAGATTGCCGATCAAGTGGGCTATCGTTATCTACCTTATTTCAGCAGACAGTTCAAAGACACATTCGGGATGACACCGATGGAATATCGTAAACGCGAAGGATAA
- a CDS encoding cache domain-containing sensor histidine kinase, with translation MQAQTQTKKRMYIPIGFKLMLTYMLFIVIPVIVIGYVSNSMYQNSIRTQTENNIQGTLLQIRDNIEYKLEDVKRVSSMLYFDYSLATQLRSFREGWESYERTTKLVLPKFDIAVNATGMNIAMSIFLENNSLPEVYHGSYERENPDLLGDRAYNLYHLSRIAEKSWYKEFPEEKYAETMEWRQVERDAEFNRISLLRRMVDSLYPKKLKEIGFMRLSVKIPDIFQSVDFGKIGEGTVLSIRDEHERVMYQSGVLPQQVLQAENPADHYLLLEEPLGSMPWKLVAHIPTTIIQRDAQKIRMLIIGVCLVCLLVFTFIGVFVSKYFSVRIQKFVSVLNAFREGDLHKRMFYRGRDEFSQIATALNEMGENIDGLIKKVYLTQLQKKEAELEMLQSQINPHFLYNTLSSINRLAKFGETEKVQQTVLELAKFYRLTLNEGRTMIPVASELEQANAYLEIQKIKYGDRMEVIFDIDPNIWPYVTMKLILQPFIENVLKHAWCGDRIHLRIVGQMEGADILFRVIDDGIGMKQERIDQLFGPEGYMNAGYGIRNVDQRIKLQYGSQYGVSIYSRVGIGTSIQIRIPAQRSKS, from the coding sequence ATGCAAGCACAGACACAGACGAAGAAAAGGATGTACATCCCGATTGGCTTTAAGCTCATGTTGACCTATATGTTGTTCATCGTTATTCCGGTTATCGTCATTGGTTATGTGTCGAATTCAATGTACCAGAATTCCATCCGTACGCAGACGGAGAATAATATTCAAGGCACATTGCTGCAAATTCGGGATAATATCGAATACAAGCTTGAAGATGTGAAGCGTGTCTCTTCGATGCTCTATTTCGATTATTCCTTGGCGACGCAGCTTCGGAGCTTCCGTGAAGGCTGGGAGAGCTATGAACGGACAACGAAGCTGGTCCTGCCGAAGTTCGATATCGCGGTGAATGCGACGGGGATGAATATCGCGATGTCCATATTCCTCGAGAATAACTCGCTCCCGGAGGTCTATCATGGGTCTTATGAGCGGGAGAATCCCGATCTGCTCGGCGACCGCGCGTATAACTTATACCATCTGTCACGGATTGCGGAGAAGTCTTGGTATAAGGAGTTCCCAGAAGAGAAATACGCCGAGACGATGGAATGGCGGCAGGTGGAACGGGATGCTGAATTTAATCGGATATCGCTATTGCGGCGGATGGTTGACAGCTTGTACCCGAAGAAACTCAAGGAGATTGGCTTCATGCGATTAAGCGTGAAAATTCCTGATATTTTCCAGAGTGTCGACTTTGGGAAGATCGGTGAAGGAACCGTGCTATCGATCCGGGATGAGCATGAGCGCGTGATGTATCAATCGGGGGTGCTGCCGCAACAGGTCCTTCAAGCTGAGAATCCGGCAGATCATTATCTGCTGCTGGAAGAACCACTGGGCAGTATGCCGTGGAAATTGGTCGCTCACATCCCGACGACGATCATTCAACGTGACGCTCAGAAGATTCGGATGCTTATTATCGGGGTGTGCCTCGTTTGTCTGCTTGTCTTTACATTCATTGGGGTATTCGTCTCCAAATATTTCTCCGTACGGATTCAGAAATTCGTATCGGTGTTGAATGCCTTCCGTGAAGGGGATCTGCATAAGCGCATGTTCTATCGCGGGCGGGATGAATTCTCCCAGATTGCAACCGCCTTGAATGAGATGGGTGAAAATATCGATGGGTTGATCAAGAAGGTGTATCTGACACAGCTTCAGAAGAAGGAAGCGGAGCTGGAGATGCTGCAGTCGCAGATTAATCCGCATTTCCTCTACAATACGTTGTCTTCGATCAATCGGCTGGCCAAGTTCGGCGAGACGGAGAAGGTACAGCAGACGGTGCTCGAGCTGGCGAAGTTCTATCGTCTAACGCTCAATGAAGGGCGGACCATGATTCCCGTCGCGTCGGAGCTCGAACAAGCCAATGCCTATCTCGAAATCCAGAAGATCAAGTATGGGGATCGCATGGAGGTGATATTCGATATTGACCCAAATATTTGGCCATATGTCACGATGAAGCTGATCCTACAGCCTTTTATCGAAAATGTGCTGAAGCACGCCTGGTGCGGGGATCGCATTCATCTGCGGATTGTCGGGCAAATGGAGGGGGCGGATATCTTGTTCCGAGTTATCGACGATGGGATCGGGATGAAGCAGGAGCGAATTGACCAACTCTTCGGTCCCGAAGGATATATGAACGCAGGCTATGGGATTCGCAATGTCGATCAGCGGATTAAGCTGCAATATGGCTCGCAGTACGGCGTATCGATCTATAGTCGTGTGGGCATTGGGACGTCCATACAAATTCGGATCCCGGCGCAGCGCAGCAAGTCATAA